One genomic segment of Hordeum vulgare subsp. vulgare chromosome 2H, MorexV3_pseudomolecules_assembly, whole genome shotgun sequence includes these proteins:
- the LOC123424578 gene encoding protein IRON-RELATED TRANSCRIPTION FACTOR 3-like, which yields MVAMLPAARGDAAPATSAGAAEKLVHRGPGTDGKYKKKAPRMVHKAEREKHKRDLLNDLFSELGEMLEADRQTNGKACILTDTTRILRDLLSQLESLRQENSTLQNESHYVTMERNELQDENGVLRNEILELQNELTMRPAGNPGWGHATAGSPHAVSHPASTVFPSQQPPTIPSAVFPLQQPLQQPTVMEPPPPRELKLFPDAASDIECPEPSEDQEAANHIARPLARYPAQSASWPVSLGLPRMEDEQCSSGATGSSKEGSSSASSGD from the exons ATGGTCGCCATGCTGCCCGCCGCGAGGGGAGACGCCGCCCCAGCCACCAGCGCCGGCGCCGCCGAGAAGCTCGTCCACCGTGG GCCCGGCACCGACGGCAAGTACAAGAAGAAGGCCCCGAGGATGGTCCACAAGGCCGAGAGGGAGAAGCATAAGCGCGACCTGCTCAACGACCTCTTCAGTGAGCTCGGCGAGATGCTAG AAGCAGACAGGCAGACCAATGGGAAAGCCTGTATATTGACTGACACCACTCGAATCCTTCGAGATCTGCTTTCGCAGTTAGAATCTCTCAGGCAGGAGAATAGCACCCTGCAGAATGAATCTCATTAT GTTACGATGGAGAGGAATGAGCTGCAGGATGAGAACGGTGTGCTCCGCAACGAAATTCTGGAGCTACAAAATGAGCTGACAATGCGGCCAGCAGGCAACCCAGGTTGGGGCCATGCTACTGCCGGGTCGCCTCACGCTGTTTCTCATCCTGCAAGCACAGTTTTCCCGTCACAGCAGCCACCGACCATCCCAAGCGCAGTGTTCCCCTTGCAGCAGCCACTGCAACAGCCAACAGTCATGGAGCCTCCACCACCACGGGAACTTAAGCTCTTCCCAGATGCGGCATCTGATATCGAATGCCCTGAACCatcagaagatcaggaggctgccAACCATATCGCGCGACCGCTGGCAAGGTACCCAGCACAGTCGGCGTCGTGGCCTGTAAGCCTGGGTCTCCCGAGGATGGAAGATGAACAATGCAGCAGTGGCGCAACGGGCAGTAGCAAGGAAGGTAGTAGCTCTGCATCTTCTGGAGATTGA
- the LOC123424580 gene encoding probable serine/threonine-protein kinase PBL7: MDCCFPCPGARRKRKPPAPAEKPQIPPAPDKAKPGCSSSSAAARQDSLLEAKKEFVLSNGSEHRHIAAQTFTFRELAAATNGFRADCLLGEGGFGRVYKGYLESINQVVAIKQLDRNGLQGNREFLVEVLMLSLLHHPHLVNLIGYCADGDQRLLVYEYMPLGSLEDHLHDPSPDKPRLDWNTRMKIAAGAAKGLEHLHDKTNPPVIYRDLKCSNILLGEGYHPKLSDFGLAKLGPVGDKTHVSTRVMGTYGYCAPEYAMTGQLTLKSDVYSYGVVLLEIITGRRAIDNTRATGEQNLVAWARPLFKDRRKFPQMADPALEGRYPARGLYQALAVAAMCVQEQPTLRPLIGDVVTALSYLASQPYDPEVHGVHRPSRLTASGTPPRSRNHGADRQRGGSE, from the exons ATGGACTGCTGCTTCCCCTGCCCGGGCGCCAGGAGGAAGCGCAAGCCGCCGGCGCCGGCCGAGAAGCCCCAGATCCCTCCCGCACCAG ACAAGGCCAAGCCGGGGTGCTCCTCCtcgtcggcggcggcgcggcAGGACTCGCTGTTGGAGGCCAAGAAGGAGTTCGTGCTCAGCAACGGATCCGAGCACCGCCACATTGCGGCGCAGACCTTCACCTTCCGGGAGCTCGCGGCGGCGACCAACGGCTTCAGGGCCGACTGCCTTCTCGGGGAGGGCGGCTTCGGCCGGGTCTACAAGGGGTACCTCGAGAGTATCAACCAG GTTGTCGCCATAAAGCAGCTCGATCGAAATGGACTGCAGGGCAACAGGGAGTTCCTTGTTGAGGTCCTCATGCTGAGCTTGCTGCACCACCCACACCTAGTCAACCTTATTGGCTATTGCGCCGATGGCGACCAGAGGCTTTTGGTTTACGAGTATATGCCGCTAGGTTCTTTGGAAGACCACCTCCATG ATCCTTCCCCAGATAAACCTCGCCTTGACTGGAATACACGGATGAAGATAGCTGCCGGTGCAGCTAAAGGGCTGGAGCATTTGCACGACAAGACAAATCCTCCTGTCATATACCGAGACTTGAAATGTTCAAACATCTTGCTCGGAGAGGGATACCACCCAAAGCTGTCTGACTTTGGATTGGCAAAGCTTGGTCCAGTTGGCGATAAGACACATGTTTCCACCAGAGTGATGGGTACATACGGGTATTGTGCCCCTGAGTATGCTATGACCGGTCAGCTGACTCTGAAGTCAGATGTTTACAGCTATGGTGTTGTTCTATTGGAGATCATCACAGGACGAAGGGCTATCGACAACACCCGAGCCACGGGGGAGCAAAATCTTGTTGCGTGG GCCCGTCCCTTGTTCAAAGACAGGAGGAAGTTCCCCCAGATGGCAGACCCGGCGCTGGAGGGCCGGTACCCGGCAAGGGGACTGTACCAGGCCCTTGCCGTCGCCGCAATGTGCGTGCAAGAACAACCGACCCTGAGACCGTTGATCGGCGACGTCGTCACGGCCCTGAGCTACCTTGCCTCCCAGCCATACGATCCGGAGGTGCACGGTGTCCACCGCCCGTCGCGCCTGACGGCTTCCGGCACACCGCCCCGATCCCGGAACCACGGAGCGGATCGTCAAAGAGGAGGAAGCGAGTGA